In a genomic window of Zonotrichia albicollis isolate bZonAlb1 chromosome 7, bZonAlb1.hap1, whole genome shotgun sequence:
- the LOC141729560 gene encoding LOW QUALITY PROTEIN: olfactory receptor 14A16-like (The sequence of the model RefSeq protein was modified relative to this genomic sequence to represent the inferred CDS: substituted 1 base at 1 genomic stop codon), with protein sequence MSNSSSIRHFLLLPLADTRQLQLLHFCLLLGISLAALLGNGLIISAVACGHHLHTPMFFFLLNLALTDLGSICTTVPKAMHNSLWDTRNISYTGCAAQLFFIMFFISTEFYLLTLMCYDRYVSICKPLHYXTLLGSRACAHMAAAAWTSGFLYSLMHTANTFSLPLCHGNALDQFFCEIPQILKLSCSNSYLRELCLLMGSAFLFFGCFVFVVFSYVQIFRAVLRIPSEQGRHKAFSTCLPHLVVISLFLSTGTFAYLKPPSMSSPSLDITVSVLYSVMPPALNPLIYNLRNKELKAAVGRLMTGWFRKQ encoded by the coding sequence atgtccaacagcagctccatcaggcacttcctcctgctgccattggcagacacacggcagctgcagctcctgcacttctgcctcttgctgggcatctccctggctgccctcctgggcaacggcctcatcatcagcgccgtagcctgcggccaccacctgcacacgcccatgttcttcttcctgctcaacctggccctcactgacctgggctccatctgcaccactgtccccaaagccatgcacaattccctctgggacaccaggaacatctcctacactggatgtgctgcacagctatTTTTCATTATGTTCTTCATTTCAACAGAGTTTTATCTCCTGACcctcatgtgctacgaccgctacgtgtccatctgcaaacccctgcactactagaccctcctgggcagcagagcttgtgcccacatggcagcagctgcctggaccagtggctttctctattcactgatgcacacagccaatacattttccctgcccctgtgccatggcaatgccctggaccagttcttctgtgaaatcccacagatcctcaagctctcctgctcaaattcctacctcagggaactttGTCTGCTCATGGGTagtgcttttctgttttttggttgttttgtgtttgttgttttctcctatgtgcagatcttcagggctgtgctgaggatcccctctgagcagggacggcacaaagccttttccacctgcctccctcacctggttgtgatctccctgttcctcagcactggcacatttgcttacctgaagcccccctccatgtcctccccatccctggatatAACAGTGTCAGTTCTGTATTCAGTgatgcctccagccctgaaccccctcatctacaacCTGAGGAAcaaggagctcaaggctgcagtggggaGATTGATGACAGGATGGTTTCGGAAACAgtaa